One window of Alteriqipengyuania lutimaris genomic DNA carries:
- the fabI gene encoding enoyl-ACP reductase FabI, with protein sequence MTELMQGKRGLIMGLANDKSLAWGISKKLAEHGAQLAFTYQGEALEKRVRPLADQLGSDIVIPCDVSDMDNLDAAFAALKEHWETLDFVVHAIGFSDKSELRGKYVDTSLDNFLMTMNISAYSLVAVAKRAAAMMPPRADDGTGGGSILTLTYYGAEKVIPHYNVMGVAKAALETSVQYLANDLGPDNIRVNAISAGPIKTLAASGIGDFRYILKWNELNSPMRRNVTIDDVGGSGLYFLSDLSAGVTGEVHHVDAGYHVVGMKQEDAPDIALD encoded by the coding sequence ATGACCGAACTAATGCAGGGCAAGCGCGGGCTCATCATGGGCCTCGCCAACGACAAGTCGCTTGCATGGGGCATATCGAAGAAGCTGGCCGAACATGGCGCGCAGCTTGCCTTCACCTACCAGGGCGAGGCGCTCGAAAAGCGCGTGCGCCCGCTCGCCGACCAGCTGGGTTCGGACATCGTCATCCCCTGCGATGTCAGCGACATGGACAATCTCGATGCCGCTTTCGCCGCGCTGAAAGAGCATTGGGAGACCCTCGACTTCGTGGTCCACGCGATCGGATTTTCCGACAAGAGCGAACTGCGCGGGAAATATGTCGACACCAGCCTCGACAATTTCCTGATGACGATGAACATCTCCGCCTACAGCCTCGTGGCGGTGGCCAAACGCGCGGCGGCCATGATGCCGCCCAGGGCGGACGACGGCACGGGCGGCGGGAGCATCCTGACGCTGACCTATTACGGCGCCGAAAAGGTCATCCCGCACTACAATGTGATGGGCGTCGCCAAGGCCGCGCTCGAAACGAGCGTGCAGTATCTCGCTAACGACCTGGGGCCGGACAATATCCGCGTGAACGCGATCAGCGCAGGGCCGATCAAGACGCTGGCCGCCAGCGGGATCGGCGATTTCCGCTATATCCTGAAGTGGAACGAGCTCAACTCGCCGATGCGCCGCAACGTGACGATCGACGATGTCGGCGGCTCGGGCCTCTATTTCCTTTCCGACCTGTCGGCAGGCGTGACCGGCGAAGTCCATCACGTCGATGCCGGCTACCACGTGGTCGGGATGAAGCAGGAAGACGCACCCGACATCGCGCTGGACTAG
- a CDS encoding YihY/virulence factor BrkB family protein: MRRLIPRIKQTLPDSESRVINSLTPEDRRREAVALRSGLRGPSDTQRRSLEVARRVVVGTFNDGFLYAGNIAYMSMLAIFPFFITGAAIFAALGEGSDRAASINAILLATPPVVAEVIEPVARNVIESRQGWLLWVGGAVGLWTVGSLIETIRDLLRRSYGTEPTQAFWLYRLASTAMIIGAVILLMFSLIAQVMIGAAQQVIGAYFPLLSDALAKLALARFVPGFGLFGSIYALFYILTPGPYRQKRYPKWPGAVATTLWWVGVTVALPPVLRSFFAYNLTYGSLAGIIITLLFFWLVGLGLVIGAQLNAALAETPEEERLSRTGGEPRIAPEALAYERKEP; encoded by the coding sequence ATGCGCCGCCTCATCCCCCGCATCAAGCAGACGCTGCCCGACTCCGAGTCGCGCGTCATCAACTCGCTGACTCCGGAAGACCGGCGGCGCGAGGCGGTGGCACTGCGCAGCGGTTTGCGCGGACCGAGCGATACGCAGCGGCGCTCCCTGGAAGTCGCCAGGCGCGTGGTCGTCGGCACCTTCAACGACGGTTTTCTCTACGCCGGCAACATCGCCTACATGTCGATGCTCGCGATTTTCCCCTTCTTCATCACCGGCGCGGCGATCTTCGCGGCGCTGGGCGAAGGCAGCGATCGCGCGGCGAGCATCAACGCGATCCTGCTGGCGACCCCACCGGTGGTCGCCGAGGTGATCGAACCGGTCGCGCGCAATGTGATCGAATCCCGCCAGGGCTGGCTCTTGTGGGTCGGCGGCGCGGTTGGGCTGTGGACCGTCGGCAGCCTGATCGAGACGATCCGCGATCTGCTCCGCCGTTCCTATGGCACCGAGCCGACGCAGGCTTTCTGGCTCTACCGGCTTGCCTCCACCGCGATGATCATCGGCGCGGTCATCCTCCTCATGTTCTCGCTGATCGCGCAGGTCATGATCGGTGCGGCGCAGCAGGTGATCGGGGCCTATTTCCCCTTGCTGAGCGACGCGCTGGCCAAGCTCGCGCTGGCGCGGTTCGTGCCCGGTTTCGGCCTTTTCGGATCGATCTATGCGCTGTTCTATATCCTTACCCCCGGCCCCTATCGCCAGAAACGCTATCCCAAATGGCCCGGGGCGGTCGCGACCACCTTGTGGTGGGTGGGAGTCACGGTCGCACTGCCGCCGGTGCTGCGCAGCTTCTTCGCCTACAATCTCACCTACGGATCGCTCGCCGGGATCATCATCACATTGCTGTTCTTCTGGCTGGTCGGCCTCGGCCTCGTGATCGGGGCGCAGCTGAACGCCGCGCTCGCGGAAACACCAGAAGAGGAACGGCTCAGCCGGACCGGCGGCGAGCCACGAATCGCGCCGGAAGCGCTGGCATATGAAAGGAAAGAACCATGA
- a CDS encoding DnaJ C-terminal domain-containing protein, whose protein sequence is MADPYDILGLGRSASEQEVKSAYRKLAKQLHPDRNKDNPQASERFSDITKAYDLLSDKEQRARYDRGEIDLEGNPTNPFGGGGGFRGGRPGAGASYSGDDFRGFGGEEVDLGDLFEGLFGGGRAGPTGGRGGSGAFGRGAPPPRKGADMAYRLRVPFVDAARLDEQRITLEDGKTIDLKLPAGVESGTQMRLRGKGQQGPGGAGDAIVTIEIDRHPHFERDGDRVRLDLPITLTEAVRGGKVRVPTVDGPVMLTIKPGTSGGTTMRLSGKGFSRKGGGRGDQLVTIQIVLPDDLGPLAQALEGWTDSANPRAAIGT, encoded by the coding sequence ATGGCGGACCCATACGACATTCTCGGACTAGGGCGTTCCGCGTCCGAGCAGGAGGTCAAGAGCGCCTATCGCAAGCTCGCCAAGCAGCTCCATCCCGACCGCAACAAGGACAATCCGCAGGCGTCCGAGCGATTCTCCGACATCACCAAGGCGTACGATCTGCTGTCCGACAAGGAGCAGCGTGCACGCTACGACCGGGGCGAGATCGATCTCGAAGGCAATCCGACCAACCCCTTCGGCGGTGGCGGCGGGTTTCGTGGTGGTCGGCCCGGCGCGGGCGCTAGCTATTCGGGCGACGATTTTCGCGGCTTCGGCGGCGAGGAGGTCGATCTGGGCGACCTGTTCGAAGGGCTGTTCGGCGGCGGCCGCGCCGGGCCCACGGGCGGCCGCGGCGGTTCGGGAGCATTCGGGCGCGGCGCTCCGCCACCGCGCAAGGGTGCCGACATGGCCTATCGCCTGCGCGTGCCCTTCGTCGACGCTGCGCGCCTCGATGAACAGCGGATCACGCTGGAGGACGGCAAGACGATCGACCTCAAACTGCCCGCCGGTGTCGAGAGCGGGACCCAGATGCGGCTCCGCGGCAAGGGCCAGCAAGGCCCCGGCGGCGCGGGCGATGCCATCGTGACGATCGAGATCGACCGACATCCGCATTTCGAGCGCGACGGTGACCGGGTGCGGCTCGACCTGCCGATCACGCTGACCGAGGCGGTGCGCGGCGGCAAGGTGCGCGTGCCCACGGTCGACGGCCCGGTGATGCTCACCATCAAGCCCGGCACCTCGGGTGGCACGACGATGCGCCTTTCGGGCAAGGGCTTTTCACGCAAGGGCGGTGGACGCGGCGACCAGCTGGTCACGATCCAGATCGTCCTGCCCGACGATCTCGGTCCGCTGGCGCAAGCGCTGGAGGGCTGGACCGACAGCGCCAATCCGCGTGCGGCGATCGGCACCTGA
- the cysD gene encoding sulfate adenylyltransferase subunit CysD encodes MARLTHLERLEAESIHIFREVVAETENPVMLYSVGKDSSVMLHLARKAFYPAPPPFPMLHVASGWDFQALLDHRDRTVKEYGLELIIAQNEQAEEQGINPFDTGSALYSQAQLTDPLKRALSEHGFDAAFGGGRRDEEKARAKERIFSFRTASHRWDPKNQRPELWNLYNAKKNKGESIRVFPISNWTELDIWQYIALEKIDIVPLYLSQKRPTVERDGLILVVDDDRFRFEEGEEVVERSVRFRTLGCYPLTGATISEATDMSAIIQEMLLATGSERQGRAIDKGQSASMEDKKQEGYF; translated from the coding sequence ATGGCCAGGCTTACCCATCTCGAACGGCTCGAAGCCGAGAGCATTCACATTTTTCGCGAGGTCGTCGCGGAGACCGAAAATCCCGTCATGCTCTACTCCGTGGGCAAGGACAGCTCGGTGATGCTGCATCTCGCGCGCAAGGCCTTTTATCCCGCCCCGCCACCCTTCCCGATGCTGCACGTGGCCAGCGGGTGGGATTTCCAGGCGCTGCTCGACCATCGCGACCGGACGGTGAAGGAATACGGGCTCGAACTGATCATCGCGCAGAACGAGCAGGCCGAGGAGCAGGGCATCAACCCCTTCGATACCGGCAGCGCGCTCTACAGCCAGGCGCAGCTGACCGATCCATTGAAGCGCGCGCTGAGCGAACATGGCTTCGATGCCGCCTTCGGCGGGGGCCGCCGCGACGAGGAGAAGGCGCGTGCGAAGGAGCGGATCTTCAGCTTCCGCACCGCGTCGCACCGCTGGGATCCCAAGAACCAGCGGCCCGAATTGTGGAACCTCTACAACGCGAAGAAGAACAAGGGCGAGAGCATCCGGGTGTTCCCGATCTCGAACTGGACCGAGCTAGACATCTGGCAATATATCGCGCTCGAGAAGATCGACATCGTTCCGCTCTACCTTTCGCAGAAGCGCCCCACCGTGGAACGCGACGGGCTGATCCTCGTGGTCGACGATGATCGCTTCCGCTTCGAAGAGGGCGAGGAGGTGGTCGAGCGATCGGTCCGGTTCCGTACGCTGGGCTGCTATCCGCTGACCGGTGCCACGATCAGCGAGGCGACCGACATGAGCGCTATCATCCAGGAAATGCTGCTGGCGACCGGGTCCGAACGGCAGGGCCGCGCGATCGACAAGGGGCAGTCCGCGTCGATGGAAGACAAGAAGCAGGAAGGATACTTCTGA
- the cysN gene encoding sulfate adenylyltransferase subunit CysN, which translates to MADQEPTLESSFRTDALIAEDIDAYLEQHQHKSLLRFITCGSVDDGKSTLIGRLLYDSKMIFEDQLAALESDSAKHGTQGAEIDFALLVDGLAAEREQGITIDVAYRFFATEKRKFIVADTPGHEQYTRNMVTGASTADLAIILIDARKGVLQQTRRHSYLVHLLGIRHVVLAVNKMDLVDYDRETYDSIVADYRAFATGIGIEDFTAIPISGFKGDNITSKDDGAPSPNTPWYEGPSLIEHLETVELANTAAQERSFRMPVQWVNRPNLDFRGFAGLITDGTVKPGDPVRIVPAGKTSTIARIATYDGDLKEAVAGQSVTLTLADEVDCSRGDVIAAAGDPPGASDQFNATIVWLDEEALKPGRGYWLKLGSQMVTATVQQPKYEIDMGSLERLAATTLSLNAIGVAEFATDRPITFEPYAKSRQLGGFILIDKFTNATVGAGMIQFSLRRAQNVHWQPTDIGRDHHAALKNQVPRVLWFTGLSGSGKSTIANAVEKKLALMNRHTFLLDGDNVRHGLNRDLGFTETDRIENIRRIGEVAKLMADAGLIVLTAFISPFRAERRMVRDMLPEGEFVEIFVDTPLEVAEERDVKGLYKKARSGELKNFTGIDSPYEPPESPEIRVNTVGMSVDEAADHIISKILPLK; encoded by the coding sequence ATGGCGGATCAGGAGCCCACCCTAGAATCGTCCTTCCGCACCGATGCCCTCATCGCCGAGGATATCGACGCCTATCTCGAGCAGCATCAGCACAAGAGCCTGCTGCGCTTCATCACCTGCGGCAGCGTGGATGACGGAAAGTCCACGCTGATCGGGCGGCTGCTCTACGATTCCAAGATGATCTTCGAAGATCAGCTCGCCGCGCTCGAAAGCGACAGTGCGAAGCACGGCACGCAAGGGGCCGAAATCGATTTCGCACTGCTGGTCGACGGGCTGGCGGCCGAGCGCGAGCAGGGCATCACGATCGATGTCGCCTACCGCTTCTTCGCGACCGAGAAACGCAAGTTCATCGTCGCGGATACGCCTGGGCACGAACAATACACGCGCAACATGGTGACGGGCGCCTCGACCGCGGACCTTGCCATCATCCTGATCGATGCGCGCAAGGGCGTGCTGCAGCAGACGCGCCGGCACAGCTATCTCGTCCACCTGCTCGGCATTCGGCATGTCGTGCTGGCGGTGAACAAGATGGATCTGGTCGATTACGACCGCGAGACCTACGATTCGATCGTCGCCGATTATCGCGCCTTTGCGACCGGCATCGGGATCGAGGATTTCACCGCGATCCCGATCTCGGGCTTCAAGGGCGATAACATTACGTCGAAGGACGATGGTGCCCCGTCGCCCAACACGCCCTGGTACGAAGGGCCCTCGCTGATCGAGCATCTCGAGACCGTCGAATTGGCGAACACCGCCGCGCAGGAACGCTCGTTCCGCATGCCGGTGCAATGGGTCAATCGCCCCAATCTCGACTTCCGGGGCTTCGCGGGCCTCATCACCGACGGCACCGTGAAGCCGGGCGACCCGGTGCGGATCGTGCCTGCGGGCAAGACGAGCACCATTGCGCGGATTGCGACTTACGATGGCGATCTAAAAGAAGCGGTGGCGGGCCAGTCGGTCACACTGACGCTGGCGGACGAGGTCGATTGCAGCCGCGGCGACGTGATCGCGGCGGCCGGCGATCCGCCCGGAGCCTCCGACCAGTTCAATGCGACGATCGTGTGGCTGGACGAAGAGGCGCTGAAGCCGGGACGCGGATACTGGCTCAAGCTTGGCTCGCAGATGGTCACCGCGACGGTCCAGCAGCCCAAATACGAGATCGACATGGGCAGCCTCGAGCGGCTCGCGGCGACGACGCTGTCGCTCAACGCGATCGGAGTCGCCGAATTCGCGACCGATCGCCCGATCACGTTCGAGCCTTATGCGAAGAGCCGCCAGCTGGGCGGCTTCATCCTGATCGACAAGTTCACCAATGCCACTGTCGGGGCGGGGATGATCCAGTTCAGCCTGCGCCGCGCGCAGAACGTGCACTGGCAGCCGACCGACATCGGGCGCGACCATCATGCGGCGCTGAAGAACCAGGTGCCGCGGGTGCTGTGGTTCACCGGGCTTTCGGGGTCGGGCAAGTCGACCATCGCCAATGCGGTCGAGAAGAAGCTGGCCTTGATGAACCGCCACACCTTCCTGCTCGACGGGGACAATGTGCGCCACGGGCTCAACCGCGACCTCGGCTTTACCGAGACCGACCGGATCGAGAATATCCGCCGGATCGGCGAGGTCGCCAAGCTGATGGCGGATGCCGGCCTGATCGTGCTCACCGCCTTCATCAGCCCCTTCCGGGCCGAGCGGCGCATGGTGCGCGACATGCTGCCCGAAGGCGAGTTCGTCGAGATTTTCGTCGACACCCCGCTCGAAGTGGCGGAGGAGCGCGACGTGAAGGGTCTCTACAAGAAGGCGCGCAGCGGAGAGCTCAAGAACTTTACGGGCATCGACAGCCCCTACGAGCCGCCCGAGAGCCCCGAGATCCGGGTCAACACTGTCGGGATGAGCGTCGACGAAGCGGCCGACCACATCATCTCGAAAATCCTGCCGCTCAAATAA
- a CDS encoding DUF2061 domain-containing protein, translating into MTEVLTKMSLYHFHERLWANISWGISGGGTQPAPTLKDAET; encoded by the coding sequence ATCACGGAAGTCCTCACCAAGATGTCCCTCTATCATTTCCATGAGCGCCTCTGGGCCAACATCTCCTGGGGAATCTCCGGCGGCGGAACACAGCCCGCCCCGACTTTGAAGGACGCCGAGACATGA
- a CDS encoding 3'(2'),5'-bisphosphate nucleotidase CysQ, giving the protein MTDLELARTLAEQAGKIALAIRATGLIEGKALGKAGDRAANAFLVPAIAQHRPDDALLSEESEDDRSRLHKGRVWIVDPVDGTREYGEERADWAVHVGLAIDGVAHTGAVALPGLGLVLGSDAGARADHAPTGKIVVSRSRPPAEAERVAAALGMELVGMGSAGAKAMAVVRGDADAYLHSGGQYEWDNCAPVAVAQAHGLHCSRIDGAALRYNRADVSLPDLLICREELAKPILDAIAR; this is encoded by the coding sequence ATGACCGATCTGGAACTGGCCCGTACCCTCGCCGAACAGGCGGGCAAGATCGCGCTCGCGATTCGCGCCACCGGCCTGATCGAGGGCAAGGCCCTGGGAAAGGCGGGGGACCGGGCGGCCAACGCCTTCCTCGTCCCGGCAATCGCCCAGCACCGGCCCGACGACGCGCTTCTGTCGGAGGAGAGCGAGGACGATCGTTCGCGGCTCCACAAGGGTCGCGTCTGGATCGTCGATCCGGTCGACGGGACGCGCGAATATGGCGAGGAGCGTGCCGACTGGGCGGTGCACGTGGGGCTGGCGATCGACGGAGTCGCGCATACGGGCGCGGTCGCTTTGCCGGGTCTGGGCCTGGTTCTCGGCAGCGATGCCGGTGCGCGCGCGGATCATGCGCCCACCGGCAAGATCGTCGTCAGCCGCAGCCGACCGCCCGCCGAGGCCGAGCGGGTCGCCGCCGCGCTGGGCATGGAACTGGTCGGCATGGGCTCGGCCGGGGCCAAGGCGATGGCCGTGGTGCGCGGGGACGCCGATGCCTACCTCCACAGCGGAGGCCAGTACGAGTGGGACAATTGCGCCCCGGTCGCGGTGGCCCAGGCGCACGGCCTGCACTGTTCGCGCATCGACGGTGCGGCGCTGCGCTACAACCGGGCCGACGTGTCGCTGCCCGATCTGCTGATCTGTCGCGAGGAACTGGCGAAACCCATCCTCGATGCTATCGCGCGGTAG
- a CDS encoding class I mannose-6-phosphate isomerase, protein MRELPIHRVQKVWGRHEPPAPFTNPSSEPLGEIWFDPPPDFSNLLVKYIFTSAALSVQVHPNDTQAPAGHRGKSECWYILDAEPGAQIAVGLKREMSVEELRAAALDGSIESNLGYFDVRAGDFFSIPAGTIHAIGAGISLLEVQQNSGITYRLYDYGRPRELHLEDGLQVSERGVYDPGPRVDTSGRDYVEFIDGPFFRMARVSGSAKIPAGRFEGQTLVLPFSDGVSVGGRPLAKGSCTLTEGVDGLALADGAAVALVEESERPTAR, encoded by the coding sequence ATGCGGGAGCTCCCCATCCACAGGGTGCAGAAGGTTTGGGGCCGGCACGAGCCGCCAGCACCTTTTACCAATCCTTCGAGCGAACCGCTGGGCGAAATCTGGTTCGATCCCCCGCCCGACTTTTCCAACCTGCTGGTGAAGTATATTTTCACGAGCGCAGCGCTGTCTGTCCAGGTTCACCCCAACGATACGCAGGCACCGGCGGGCCATCGCGGCAAGAGCGAGTGCTGGTACATCCTCGATGCGGAACCCGGGGCGCAGATCGCGGTCGGCCTGAAGCGCGAGATGTCTGTCGAGGAATTGCGCGCAGCCGCTCTCGACGGTTCGATCGAGAGCAACCTCGGCTACTTCGATGTGCGGGCGGGAGATTTCTTCTCCATCCCGGCGGGCACCATCCATGCGATCGGTGCCGGGATCAGCCTGCTCGAAGTGCAGCAGAACAGCGGTATCACCTACCGGCTTTACGATTACGGCCGCCCGCGCGAACTCCATCTCGAAGACGGCCTGCAGGTATCCGAAAGGGGCGTCTACGACCCGGGGCCGCGCGTTGACACGTCCGGTCGAGATTACGTCGAATTCATCGACGGGCCGTTTTTCCGCATGGCCCGGGTGAGCGGCAGCGCGAAAATCCCGGCAGGCAGATTTGAGGGGCAAACGCTCGTCCTGCCGTTTTCGGACGGTGTTTCGGTAGGCGGACGACCGCTCGCGAAGGGCAGTTGCACGCTGACCGAGGGCGTCGATGGCCTGGCGCTGGCCGATGGCGCCGCCGTCGCGCTGGTCGAGGAGAGCGAGCGACCTACCGCGCGATAG
- a CDS encoding mannose-1-phosphate guanylyltransferase, translating to MAATIQPVILCGGGGTRLWPRSRRTKPKPFLPLLGERTLFQQALERVADDALFRAPIVVAGEAHISFIREQGGESLSIIAEPVGRNTAPAIALAALRAPEGSVLLVCPSDHHIADEAAFRAAAAAAAELARKNHLVSFGIEAASPHTGYGYLKRGDALDGGYALEAFVEKPDLETAKAFLADGRYSWNGGIFAFGREALLDELRTHRPEMARLCEAAVEEGALEDGIFTPAQDQFARIDGDSIDYAVMENTDRAAMVPVSMGWSDIGNWDALREARGCASSGPHELLDSTNAMVDSDGPRVSVVGLDDVIVIVDGDDILVTNAKGAQSVGKLEGVSR from the coding sequence ATGGCAGCGACGATTCAGCCCGTGATCCTGTGCGGAGGTGGGGGTACACGCCTCTGGCCGCGCAGCAGGCGGACCAAACCGAAACCCTTCCTTCCCCTGCTGGGCGAACGCACCCTGTTCCAGCAAGCGCTCGAGCGCGTGGCCGACGACGCCCTGTTCCGCGCGCCGATCGTGGTCGCAGGCGAAGCGCATATCTCCTTCATCCGCGAACAGGGCGGCGAATCTCTCTCGATCATTGCCGAGCCGGTCGGGCGCAACACCGCCCCCGCCATTGCACTCGCAGCACTGCGAGCCCCCGAGGGCAGCGTGCTGCTCGTCTGCCCCAGCGATCATCACATTGCCGACGAAGCCGCCTTCCGCGCCGCCGCAGCCGCCGCGGCCGAGCTTGCCCGCAAGAATCATCTCGTCAGCTTCGGGATCGAGGCGGCAAGCCCGCACACTGGTTACGGCTACCTCAAGCGCGGAGACGCGCTGGATGGTGGCTACGCGCTCGAGGCCTTCGTCGAAAAGCCCGATCTCGAGACGGCCAAGGCCTTCCTTGCCGATGGCCGCTATAGCTGGAACGGCGGGATCTTCGCTTTCGGCCGGGAGGCCCTGCTGGACGAACTGCGCACGCATCGGCCCGAAATGGCAAGGCTGTGCGAGGCTGCGGTGGAGGAAGGGGCCCTGGAGGACGGCATCTTCACTCCGGCCCAGGATCAATTCGCGCGGATCGACGGGGACTCGATCGATTACGCGGTGATGGAAAACACCGACCGCGCCGCGATGGTGCCCGTGTCGATGGGCTGGTCCGATATCGGAAACTGGGACGCGTTGCGCGAAGCGCGAGGATGCGCGAGCAGCGGCCCGCACGAACTGCTCGATAGCACCAATGCGATGGTCGACAGCGACGGACCCCGCGTTTCGGTCGTCGGGCTCGACGATGTGATCGTCATCGTCGATGGCGATGATATCCTGGTGACGAACGCCAAGGGCGCACAGTCGGTCGGCAAGCTGGAAGGCGTTTCGCGCTGA
- the pdxH gene encoding pyridoxamine 5'-phosphate oxidase, which translates to MKPDQPTADASALPTTDPLGLFEEWMLEARESEPNDSNAMALATATPEGRPSVRMVLLKDHRDGGFTFYTNAQSRKGEEIRANMHAALLFHWKSLRRQIRIEGPLRQVSDATADAYFHSRSRASQLGAVASAQSRPLDDRALFVERYEAAEQRFAGGEVERPAHWTGFTLDAQRIEFWLDRENRLHDRRLFVRDGEGPGAGWTSSLLYP; encoded by the coding sequence ATGAAGCCAGACCAGCCCACTGCCGACGCGAGCGCACTGCCGACGACCGATCCCCTCGGCCTGTTCGAGGAATGGATGCTGGAGGCGCGCGAGAGCGAGCCGAACGATTCCAACGCGATGGCGCTGGCCACCGCGACTCCCGAGGGGCGGCCGTCGGTGCGGATGGTGCTGCTGAAGGATCACCGGGATGGCGGCTTCACCTTCTATACCAACGCGCAGAGCCGCAAGGGCGAGGAGATCCGCGCGAACATGCACGCCGCGCTGCTGTTCCACTGGAAGAGCCTGCGCCGCCAGATCCGTATCGAGGGCCCGCTGCGCCAAGTGTCGGACGCGACGGCAGATGCCTATTTCCATTCGCGTTCGCGCGCGTCGCAACTAGGGGCGGTCGCCTCGGCCCAGTCACGCCCGCTCGACGATCGCGCGCTCTTCGTCGAGCGCTATGAAGCGGCCGAGCAACGCTTCGCTGGCGGAGAGGTAGAGCGGCCCGCGCACTGGACCGGCTTCACGCTCGATGCCCAGCGGATCGAATTCTGGCTCGATCGCGAGAATCGCCTGCACGACCGGCGCCTGTTCGTCCGCGACGGGGAAGGTCCGGGCGCAGGATGGACCAGTTCGCTGCTTTATCCATGA
- a CDS encoding cation diffusion facilitator family transporter: MSGTAHLGRGAAIASITTALFLVALKLWAVWQSNSMAMLGSLADSALDLVASLATFAGVIIAARPADRTHRFGHGKAESLAAIFQVMLIALSAAGIAMQSARVLIAGRSVAAAEEGIAVSVVAIVATFALLAYQRYVIARTRSVAIQADHVHYQSDLLLNLAVIVALVLETYAGLTGADPIFGLAIAAWLLWGAWRAGAEAIDHLMDREWSEEKRARFVAVAARHPELSKLHDLRTRTSGGIDFVQFHVDLPGDYTVSRAHDILERVEQDLLAEFPDAEVLIHVDPSGHVDEPSNRLVEEDQFSRFGERPVPQDRNGPDTSGPAT, from the coding sequence ATGAGCGGTACGGCCCATCTGGGGCGCGGGGCGGCCATCGCCTCGATCACGACCGCGCTGTTCCTCGTCGCGCTCAAACTGTGGGCGGTGTGGCAGTCCAACTCGATGGCGATGCTCGGCAGCCTCGCCGACAGTGCGCTCGACCTCGTGGCCAGCCTGGCCACCTTCGCGGGAGTTATCATAGCGGCGCGTCCGGCCGATCGGACCCACCGCTTCGGCCACGGCAAGGCCGAGTCTCTCGCCGCGATCTTCCAGGTCATGCTGATAGCGCTGTCGGCAGCCGGGATCGCGATGCAGTCGGCCCGCGTGCTGATCGCGGGCAGATCGGTCGCCGCGGCGGAGGAAGGTATCGCGGTCAGCGTGGTCGCGATTGTCGCGACCTTCGCACTGCTCGCCTACCAGCGCTACGTGATTGCGCGCACGCGGTCGGTGGCGATCCAGGCCGACCATGTTCATTACCAGTCCGACCTGCTGCTCAATCTGGCAGTGATCGTCGCGCTGGTTCTCGAGACCTATGCAGGACTGACGGGCGCCGACCCTATTTTCGGTCTGGCGATCGCTGCCTGGCTGCTGTGGGGGGCCTGGCGGGCAGGGGCCGAGGCTATCGACCACCTGATGGACCGCGAATGGTCCGAAGAGAAGCGCGCCCGCTTCGTCGCGGTGGCCGCGCGCCATCCCGAACTCTCCAAGCTGCACGACCTGCGCACTCGTACCAGCGGCGGAATCGACTTCGTGCAATTCCACGTGGACCTTCCGGGCGATTACACCGTTAGCAGGGCACACGACATCCTCGAACGGGTGGAACAGGACCTTCTGGCCGAGTTTCCCGATGCCGAGGTGCTGATCCACGTCGATCCTTCGGGGCATGTGGACGAGCCGAGCAACAGACTGGTCGAGGAAGACCAGTTCAGCCGATTTGGAGAGAGACCGGTGCCCCAAGATAGAAACGGACCCGATACGAGCGGACCGGCAACGTGA